Proteins encoded within one genomic window of Candidatus Binataceae bacterium:
- a CDS encoding HEAT repeat domain-containing protein: MNPDAHNHGLVTALHSAAIEERVAALVSIIENPGQRLGAETVAAIAGCLGADSKTVRRRAADALAAVARRDPAIVAAIRPGLRSANHRIRFGAAYALGAVGDEALTLDTVAALCEALGSSDGDLRWAAAELMVRLGRAHPKEIREELLALVTSANPAARKMALYCLRDLGVRGSGVFQAVAAAARDLDAHVRLAALALLSGSFAGDDAAAQLMLERLESDREVGVRRAAAVALGNLPPGTAVAIEALRRVAAQALDESLGRAARNSLERLTRS, from the coding sequence ATGAATCCCGATGCGCACAACCACGGGCTGGTAACGGCTTTACATTCGGCGGCGATCGAGGAGCGCGTGGCTGCGCTCGTATCAATTATTGAAAATCCCGGGCAACGCCTGGGCGCGGAAACCGTCGCAGCGATCGCGGGATGCCTCGGCGCGGACAGCAAGACCGTCCGTCGCCGCGCGGCCGATGCGCTTGCGGCGGTCGCGCGGCGCGATCCTGCGATCGTCGCGGCAATTCGCCCCGGCCTCAGGAGCGCCAATCACCGCATCCGATTCGGCGCCGCATACGCTCTCGGAGCGGTCGGCGACGAAGCCTTAACCCTCGACACGGTCGCGGCTCTGTGCGAGGCGTTGGGAAGTTCGGACGGAGATTTGCGCTGGGCCGCGGCGGAACTGATGGTTCGGCTGGGCCGAGCGCATCCGAAGGAAATTCGCGAGGAGTTGCTGGCCCTCGTAACCAGCGCTAATCCCGCGGCACGCAAGATGGCGCTGTATTGCCTACGCGACCTGGGCGTCCGGGGCAGCGGGGTTTTTCAAGCCGTGGCGGCCGCTGCCCGCGATCTTGATGCCCACGTGCGACTGGCGGCGCTCGCATTGCTGTCGGGATCGTTTGCCGGCGACGACGCGGCCGCCCAACTAATGCTCGAGCGGCTTGAGTCGGATCGCGAGGTGGGGGTTCGCCGCGCCGCCGCGGTCGCGTTGGGCAACCTCCCGCCGGGCACCGCGGTGGCGATCGAAGCGTTGCGGCGCGTCGCAGCGCAAGCTCTCGACGAATCGCTTGGGAGGGCGGCACGCAATTCGCTCGAACGCCTGACCAGGAGTTAA
- the lptG gene encoding LPS export ABC transporter permease LptG, whose amino-acid sequence MRLRPRLSPVMDRFLAGQFFGPFMVCVAAFTAAYLLGDMFDRFNDLIKYGGLGLLGLEYFALKIPLIVTQILPVACLAGVLLGFAILNRSGEVLACQQLGISRLEMAIPVMFVALLIAAFNFVLSETVVPRATRQAKYLYHVEMKKRQLQSVFSDKRIWIRLGNGFASADAYDKKKAELLGVTVYHIGEDYSVKDIVYADRADWNGHQWVPHGIRNFSLEPNGKVTAANPDRLRLALKPADFSILRLDPDEFSLWELDEYIASLKHKGLDPGGYIVDRDLKYATPVSCLIMVALGMALSLDPLPRNLSLGRSFGLAIAIGFGYWLAFGITSSFGRSGLMSAWWAAWLPNIVFSLIALSIFLFGEER is encoded by the coding sequence ATGAGACTACGCCCGCGGCTTTCCCCAGTGATGGACCGGTTTCTGGCAGGCCAGTTCTTTGGTCCGTTCATGGTCTGCGTGGCCGCGTTCACCGCGGCGTATCTGCTCGGCGACATGTTCGACCGGTTCAACGATCTGATCAAATACGGCGGTCTCGGGCTGCTCGGGCTCGAGTACTTTGCGCTCAAAATTCCGCTCATCGTTACGCAGATCCTTCCGGTCGCCTGTCTGGCCGGAGTGCTGCTCGGATTTGCGATTCTCAATCGCTCGGGCGAGGTGCTCGCCTGTCAGCAACTCGGGATCAGCCGTCTTGAGATGGCGATTCCGGTGATGTTCGTCGCGCTGCTGATTGCCGCGTTCAACTTCGTGCTGAGCGAAACGGTGGTGCCCCGCGCAACTCGGCAGGCTAAGTACCTGTACCACGTGGAGATGAAAAAGCGGCAGCTGCAGAGCGTCTTCTCCGACAAACGCATCTGGATTCGGCTGGGCAACGGATTCGCCTCGGCGGACGCGTACGACAAGAAAAAAGCCGAACTGCTGGGCGTCACCGTTTACCACATCGGCGAAGACTACTCGGTCAAAGACATTGTCTACGCCGACCGCGCGGACTGGAACGGCCACCAATGGGTGCCGCACGGAATCAGGAATTTTTCATTGGAACCCAACGGTAAAGTAACCGCGGCCAACCCTGACCGGCTCCGACTGGCACTTAAGCCCGCGGATTTTTCGATCCTGAGACTCGATCCCGATGAATTCAGCCTGTGGGAACTTGACGAGTATATCGCCAGCTTGAAGCATAAAGGACTCGACCCCGGCGGGTACATCGTCGACCGGGATCTCAAGTATGCGACGCCGGTTTCTTGTCTGATCATGGTCGCGCTGGGGATGGCGTTGAGCCTCGACCCCCTTCCTCGGAATCTGAGCCTCGGGCGTAGCTTTGGTTTGGCGATTGCGATTGGGTTCGGTTACTGGCTTGCCTTCGGCATTACCTCATCATTTGGACGCTCGGGCCTCATGTCGGCGTGGTGGGCCGCGTGGCTTCCGAACATCGTCTTCTCGCTGATTGCATTGTCCATCTTTCTGTTCGGCGAAGAGCGCTGA
- the lptF gene encoding LPS export ABC transporter permease LptF — translation MRLSVPKVTILDRYVAWEVLAPFLMGVGLLTFALVTGRLVKLTEMVVNHGVTLGEVLGLIGYILPAFLELTLGMAVLLGVLLGFGRMSGDQEMTAARACGVSLYRIAVPVMAVAVVVYAISSWFAFTVRPWANQRLEDRLYYLTRTKAAAGLREKIFNDDLPGVMIYVDHISDEDGTLHGVLISDSRDPHQQTTIIGKAGMVLPDDKGGTTLRLFDGSLYGTEANTDQSRVTSFRIYDLSFRPREAELGSDRDSDELSYDDLEARIAKARAARKPDHEAETELASKYTVPLATLMFAMIGIALGLKPARGGHSERFGVAVGLFFFYYGLMRVGRTLAERGLLSSFVAMSIPDLVFIVLAVWLFVRAAQDKGNQGRGPGDIIWDLVERYERSRKAA, via the coding sequence TTGAGGCTTTCTGTCCCCAAAGTTACGATCCTGGATCGCTACGTCGCCTGGGAAGTCCTCGCCCCGTTCCTGATGGGAGTCGGGCTGCTGACGTTCGCGCTCGTGACCGGGCGCCTGGTCAAGCTCACCGAGATGGTCGTGAACCACGGAGTCACGCTCGGCGAGGTACTTGGCCTCATCGGCTACATTCTTCCCGCGTTTCTCGAGCTGACGCTGGGGATGGCGGTGCTGCTCGGCGTACTGCTCGGATTTGGGCGGATGTCAGGCGACCAGGAAATGACCGCGGCGCGCGCCTGCGGCGTGAGCCTGTATCGGATTGCGGTGCCGGTGATGGCGGTCGCAGTGGTGGTCTATGCGATTTCGAGCTGGTTCGCGTTCACGGTGCGGCCCTGGGCAAATCAACGCCTGGAAGATCGCCTCTACTATCTTACCCGCACCAAGGCAGCGGCTGGACTTCGTGAAAAAATTTTCAATGACGACCTGCCCGGGGTGATGATTTACGTCGATCACATCTCCGACGAAGACGGCACACTGCACGGCGTGCTTATCTCCGATTCACGCGATCCCCACCAGCAAACCACGATCATCGGCAAAGCCGGCATGGTGCTGCCCGACGACAAGGGCGGCACGACGCTGCGCCTGTTCGATGGATCCCTATACGGCACCGAAGCCAACACCGATCAGAGCCGGGTCACAAGTTTTCGCATCTACGATCTGAGTTTTCGTCCCAGGGAAGCGGAGCTCGGCTCCGACCGCGACTCCGATGAACTCTCCTACGACGATCTCGAGGCGCGGATTGCAAAAGCGCGCGCGGCGCGCAAACCCGACCACGAAGCGGAGACCGAGCTAGCCTCCAAATACACCGTGCCGCTCGCGACCTTGATGTTCGCGATGATCGGAATCGCGTTGGGCCTCAAACCGGCGCGCGGGGGTCATTCCGAGCGTTTCGGGGTCGCCGTAGGACTGTTCTTTTTCTATTACGGCCTGATGCGAGTAGGACGGACGCTGGCCGAGCGCGGCCTGCTGAGCTCCTTTGTCGCAATGAGCATTCCCGATCTGGTGTTCATCGTGCTGGCGGTCTGGCTGTTCGTGCGCGCCGCGCAGGACAAGGGCAATCAGGGGCGCGGCCCGGGCGACATCATCTGGGATCTGGTAGAGCGCTACGAGCGGAGCAGGAAGGCGGCATGA
- the rlmB gene encoding 23S rRNA (guanosine(2251)-2'-O)-methyltransferase RlmB, protein MKRFRERHRPSQREEPRGEPGRAGPNVVFGAGPVSELVLAAPHSIETLHVRAGDERRFSDAADRVRAAGGRVVIAREGDLERLVDRDGRHQGVAAIVREYHYADLEDIVRDTPDPILLVDGVTDPRNLGALLRSADGAGIGAVVLARDRTVGVTPAAVKSSAGAWVHLRIARCGNVARTLQMLKQAGYWIVALAPGGEISVYALDTARKLVIVVGSEGEGIRPIVRKAADFVVSIPMRGKVASLNVAVAAAVALYEVVRRRERAD, encoded by the coding sequence ATGAAAAGGTTCCGCGAACGCCATCGTCCTTCGCAGCGCGAGGAGCCGCGCGGAGAACCAGGGCGCGCCGGTCCAAACGTGGTGTTTGGAGCCGGGCCGGTTAGTGAGCTGGTTTTGGCCGCGCCCCATTCGATCGAGACGCTTCACGTCCGGGCGGGGGATGAGCGCCGGTTCAGCGACGCAGCGGATCGCGTCCGCGCCGCCGGAGGCCGCGTCGTGATCGCGCGCGAGGGCGACCTCGAGCGCCTCGTCGACCGCGATGGTCGTCATCAGGGCGTCGCCGCAATCGTGCGCGAGTATCACTACGCGGACCTGGAAGACATCGTCCGCGATACGCCCGATCCGATCTTGCTCGTCGATGGAGTCACCGACCCGCGCAATCTCGGCGCGCTGCTGCGATCCGCTGACGGTGCAGGAATCGGTGCGGTGGTACTGGCGCGAGATCGCACGGTGGGGGTCACCCCGGCTGCAGTGAAATCATCGGCGGGGGCGTGGGTGCATTTGAGAATCGCGCGCTGCGGCAATGTCGCGCGCACTCTGCAGATGCTTAAGCAAGCCGGCTACTGGATTGTCGCGCTCGCGCCGGGCGGTGAAATCTCGGTTTACGCCCTGGACACCGCGCGCAAGCTGGTTATCGTGGTCGGGTCAGAAGGCGAAGGTATCCGCCCAATCGTGCGGAAGGCCGCCGACTTTGTCGTGTCGATTCCAATGCGCGGCAAAGTGGCGTCGCTGAACGTGGCGGTCGCTGCGGCGGTTGCGCTGTACGAGGTCGTTCGCCGCCGCGAGCGAGCCGACTAG
- a CDS encoding cupin domain-containing protein, producing the protein MADKLQERRVPRDRVIVLVSAEESSGALFRLEYIARAVTPAPRDHIHTEQEERVEVIEGTLRCRVAGVEHALRRGEKMTIAPGIPHAVWNDDPHGSRSIGEYRPAMNAQAMFRGYIDAGQGGGVAISEQSSETASP; encoded by the coding sequence ATGGCGGATAAGCTTCAAGAGCGTCGGGTACCACGCGATCGCGTCATCGTGCTCGTGTCCGCAGAGGAATCGTCCGGTGCGCTGTTTCGTTTAGAATACATCGCACGGGCGGTGACGCCCGCTCCGCGCGACCACATCCACACCGAGCAGGAAGAGCGTGTGGAAGTAATCGAGGGCACGCTGCGATGCCGGGTGGCAGGAGTCGAACATGCGTTGCGACGCGGCGAGAAGATGACCATCGCGCCGGGTATCCCGCACGCGGTATGGAATGACGACCCGCACGGGTCGCGATCTATAGGCGAGTATCGACCGGCAATGAACGCACAAGCGATGTTTCGGGGATACATCGACGCGGGGCAGGGCGGCGGGGTCGCAATCAGCGAGCAGTCGTCCGAGACAGCCAGCCCCTGA
- a CDS encoding YafY family protein, producing MRRTDRLFEIIQRLRRNRIVTAHALAEQLRVTERTIYRDIHDLVASKVPIEGAAGIGYSLRRGYDLPPLMFSENELEALLFGIRMVQNWSDNEMGDAADAALAKIETVIPGNLRRMVDDRSLWAPKDVRRVALKFDLRRLRGAIRARQKIRFCYHDEKGAETRRTVRPLTLWFYPPLWMAGSWCELRGDFRFFRADRMDEIEFLDESFPLEPGKSAEDLFRQLLRKS from the coding sequence ATGCGCCGCACCGACCGACTGTTCGAGATCATCCAGCGCCTGAGAAGGAATCGCATTGTCACGGCCCACGCTCTAGCCGAGCAGCTCCGCGTCACCGAACGGACCATCTACCGTGACATCCACGACCTGGTGGCCAGCAAAGTACCGATAGAGGGCGCCGCCGGCATCGGCTACTCGCTGCGCCGGGGCTACGACCTGCCTCCGCTGATGTTCAGCGAGAACGAACTCGAGGCGCTCCTGTTCGGAATTCGCATGGTGCAGAACTGGAGCGACAATGAAATGGGCGATGCCGCGGATGCGGCGCTGGCAAAGATCGAAACCGTAATACCCGGAAACTTGCGACGGATGGTCGACGACCGATCCTTGTGGGCGCCCAAGGACGTTCGCCGCGTGGCTCTCAAGTTCGATTTGCGCCGTCTGCGCGGCGCCATTCGCGCCCGCCAAAAAATTCGGTTCTGCTACCATGACGAAAAGGGCGCCGAGACCAGGCGTACGGTGCGCCCCCTCACCCTGTGGTTTTATCCGCCACTCTGGATGGCAGGTTCGTGGTGCGAACTTCGCGGCGATTTCCGGTTCTTCCGCGCCGATCGCATGGACGAGATCGAGTTCCTCGACGAATCGTTTCCGCTCGAGCCGGGCAAGTCGGCAGAAGACCTCTTTCGCCAACTGTTGCGCAAATCGTGA
- the rpmG gene encoding 50S ribosomal protein L33, which yields MAAIRELIGLACDGCKRRNYMTTRNKKKQTEKFQIKKFCPSCRSHTLHKETKVS from the coding sequence ATGGCAGCAATCAGGGAATTGATCGGATTAGCGTGCGACGGCTGCAAGCGGCGCAACTATATGACCACCCGGAACAAGAAGAAGCAGACTGAGAAGTTCCAGATCAAGAAGTTCTGTCCGAGTTGTCGCAGCCACACGCTGCACAAAGAGACCAAGGTTAGCTAG
- the secE gene encoding preprotein translocase subunit SecE encodes MDKLKSYLNQGVSFVQEAWIELSKVHYPSPKETIQATIVVVALSFVMALWLGLIDLGATRIVRALLS; translated from the coding sequence ATGGATAAATTAAAAAGTTACCTCAATCAGGGCGTAAGTTTTGTTCAAGAAGCCTGGATCGAGCTTTCGAAGGTTCATTATCCCTCGCCCAAGGAGACCATCCAGGCGACGATTGTCGTTGTGGCTCTTTCGTTCGTGATGGCGCTGTGGCTGGGGCTGATTGACTTGGGCGCGACTCGTATTGTTCGGGCACTGCTTAGCTGA
- the nusG gene encoding transcription termination/antitermination protein NusG has product MKWYVVHTYSGYEHKAKAALEERVRSLHMDAKIGKVLVPVERVQELGKGGQRKIASRKFFPGYIFVNMVLDDETWHVIKNTPKITGFVGHSTNPPEVPESEVFGIEQQMEEGALRPKPKVLFEVGEAIKVVDGPFQDFNGTVEEVKPEKGKVRVLISIFGRATPVELDFVQVEKS; this is encoded by the coding sequence ATGAAGTGGTACGTGGTCCACACGTACTCGGGCTATGAGCACAAGGCCAAGGCCGCGCTCGAGGAGCGGGTCCGCTCGCTCCACATGGATGCGAAGATCGGCAAGGTGCTGGTGCCGGTCGAACGCGTGCAGGAACTCGGCAAGGGCGGCCAGCGAAAGATCGCGTCGCGGAAATTCTTCCCGGGCTACATCTTCGTCAACATGGTTCTCGACGACGAAACCTGGCACGTTATCAAGAACACACCCAAGATAACCGGTTTCGTCGGACACTCCACCAATCCTCCCGAGGTGCCCGAGTCCGAAGTTTTCGGGATCGAGCAGCAGATGGAGGAGGGAGCGCTGCGGCCCAAGCCCAAGGTGCTGTTCGAGGTGGGTGAAGCAATCAAGGTCGTCGATGGGCCGTTCCAGGACTTCAACGGCACCGTCGAAGAGGTCAAGCCCGAGAAGGGCAAGGTGCGCGTGCTCATTTCAATTTTCGGGCGCGCCACTCCCGTCGAACTTGACTTTGTACAGGTGGAGAAATCGTGA
- the rplK gene encoding 50S ribosomal protein L11, with protein sequence MAKKVVGQIKLQIPAGAANPSPPVGPALGQRGVNIMEFCKAFNAQTQNMQGLVIPVIVTVYADRSFTFVTKSPPASVLLLKAAGIEKGSATPNKNKVGKVTRAQVEEIARTKIKDLTAADLAAAVNTVAGTARSMGIEIQE encoded by the coding sequence ATGGCTAAGAAAGTAGTCGGTCAGATCAAACTGCAGATACCGGCTGGTGCCGCGAATCCATCGCCCCCGGTGGGTCCGGCATTAGGCCAGCGCGGCGTCAACATTATGGAGTTTTGCAAGGCGTTCAACGCGCAGACGCAAAACATGCAGGGCCTGGTTATACCGGTGATCGTTACGGTCTACGCGGACCGCTCCTTCACCTTCGTGACCAAGAGTCCGCCGGCTTCGGTGCTGTTGCTCAAGGCGGCAGGCATCGAAAAGGGCAGCGCGACCCCCAACAAGAACAAGGTGGGCAAGGTCACCCGCGCGCAAGTTGAGGAAATCGCCAGGACCAAGATCAAGGATCTCACGGCCGCGGACCTCGCCGCCGCGGTCAACACTGTGGCGGGGACCGCACGCTCGATGGGAATCGAAATTCAGGAATAG
- the rplA gene encoding 50S ribosomal protein L1, producing the protein MAGKKYREAIKKIDREKRYPLEEAVKLVIDNKLAKFDETVEVAVRLGVDPRQADQNVRGTVVLPHGTGKTERVLVIAKGEKEREATEAGADFVGGDEIIKKIQEESWLDFDRVIATPDMMGQVGRIGKILGPRGLMPNPKVGTVTFDVAKAVSEVKAGKVDYRVDKAGVVHARIGKLSFGEQKLLDNAHTLLSAILRAKPASAKGNYIKSVALSSTMGPGVRIDTASAAKTAAAAA; encoded by the coding sequence ATGGCAGGCAAGAAATATCGCGAAGCCATAAAGAAGATTGATAGGGAAAAGCGCTATCCGCTCGAAGAGGCGGTCAAGCTGGTGATCGACAACAAGCTCGCCAAATTCGATGAGACGGTCGAAGTGGCGGTGCGGCTCGGGGTGGATCCCCGCCAGGCAGATCAGAACGTCCGCGGCACCGTGGTACTTCCGCACGGAACCGGTAAGACCGAACGGGTTCTAGTTATCGCGAAGGGCGAGAAAGAGCGCGAAGCCACTGAAGCCGGAGCGGATTTCGTCGGTGGCGACGAAATCATCAAGAAAATCCAGGAGGAGAGCTGGCTTGATTTCGATCGCGTGATCGCGACGCCGGACATGATGGGACAGGTCGGAAGGATCGGCAAAATTCTGGGTCCGCGCGGGCTGATGCCCAACCCCAAAGTCGGCACCGTCACGTTCGATGTCGCCAAGGCGGTCAGCGAGGTCAAGGCCGGTAAAGTCGACTACCGGGTCGACAAGGCCGGTGTGGTCCACGCGCGCATCGGCAAGCTCAGCTTCGGGGAACAGAAGCTGCTGGACAATGCGCACACCCTGCTCTCCGCGATCCTTCGCGCCAAGCCCGCCAGCGCCAAGGGCAACTACATCAAGAGCGTGGCCTTGTCTTCCACGATGGGACCGGGAGTTCGGATTGACACCGCGTCGGCGGCCAAGACCGCGGCAGCTGCGGCCTGA
- the rplJ gene encoding 50S ribosomal protein L10, whose protein sequence is MKKEEKTALVDDLRARLGRASLALVSEYKGMSAGQTADLRRKLRAARGEMRVAKNTLVRRAIEGTDYAGLGEKLGGPVGLILSFEDPVEIAKTVVGFRDLGDKFKLRGGVLGGKPMTPEEVQALATLPPKEVVMAQLLGLLQAPATRLVRLLNEPGSMLARAIDAIGKKNEEGAAPAAEAPAEAPPSAG, encoded by the coding sequence ATGAAGAAGGAAGAGAAAACCGCACTGGTAGACGATCTGAGGGCGCGCCTGGGCCGTGCCAGCCTGGCGCTCGTCTCTGAGTACAAGGGGATGAGCGCGGGTCAAACCGCCGACCTGCGCCGCAAATTGCGCGCGGCACGCGGCGAAATGCGGGTGGCGAAGAACACGCTGGTGCGCCGGGCGATCGAAGGTACCGACTACGCCGGGCTCGGTGAAAAGCTGGGTGGTCCCGTGGGCTTGATTCTCAGCTTCGAGGACCCCGTCGAAATTGCCAAGACGGTGGTCGGATTCAGGGACCTCGGCGACAAGTTCAAACTTCGCGGGGGGGTGCTCGGCGGAAAACCGATGACTCCCGAGGAAGTCCAGGCGCTCGCGACCCTGCCGCCCAAGGAAGTCGTGATGGCGCAGTTGCTCGGGCTGCTGCAGGCCCCCGCAACCAGATTGGTGCGATTACTCAACGAGCCGGGTTCGATGCTGGCTCGGGCGATCGATGCGATTGGGAAGAAAAATGAAGAAGGAGCCGCGCCTGCTGCAGAAGCGCCGGCCGAGGCTCCTCCTTCAGCTGGATAA
- the rplL gene encoding 50S ribosomal protein L7/L12 produces the protein MSEAQLSRDQVKDYLKNLSLMDAAALVKELEEELGVSAAAPVAIAAAGPAAGAGAAGAAPAVEKDEFAVVLKAAGDKKIQVIKVVREITGLGLKEAKDLVDGAPKPVKEGVNKAEAEDLKKKLEDAGGSVELT, from the coding sequence ATGTCAGAAGCACAGCTCAGCCGCGATCAGGTGAAGGATTACCTGAAAAATCTTTCCCTTATGGATGCGGCTGCCCTGGTGAAAGAACTCGAAGAGGAACTCGGCGTCTCTGCCGCCGCTCCGGTAGCGATAGCCGCCGCGGGTCCCGCTGCGGGCGCAGGGGCGGCCGGGGCTGCGCCGGCGGTCGAGAAGGATGAGTTCGCGGTGGTGCTGAAGGCCGCCGGTGACAAGAAGATCCAGGTAATCAAGGTGGTACGCGAGATCACTGGACTTGGCCTCAAGGAGGCGAAGGACCTGGTCGATGGCGCCCCCAAGCCGGTGAAAGAAGGCGTGAACAAGGCGGAGGCCGAGGATCTCAAGAAGAAACTGGAAGATGCGGGCGGCTCGGTGGAGCTCACATAG